The genomic DNA CCAAATGACTCCACGAGAAATGCCGTGCCGGGTTCCGGCTGGTTCAGCAGGCGCAGCTTGATGGCGTCGCGCAGCTGATACAGGTTCAGCCCCGTGGTGTTGATCTTCAGATCGGCCAGGTCAATGATCGGGCCGAGCAATGTAGTTTCATCCTCGATCGCCTCGGCGAGGGAGCGATGCGGGCTGCTGAGGGGGTGGCGGCGACGGGTTTCGGAAAAGCGCTTTAGCAGCGTTTCTTCATCGGCGTCCAGGTACAGCACGTCGCAATGGATATGCTTGGCACGCACTTCTGCGAGCAATTCGGGAAAACGCGAGAGGTGGCTGGGCAGGTTGCGGGCGTCAATCGAAACGGCGACCAGCGGTTGCGCCAGTTCGGTATGGATCAGTGCCCGTTCCGCCAGTTCCGGCAGCAGGCCGGCGGGCAGGTTGTCGATGCAGTAGAAACCACTGTCCTCAAGCACGTTGAGGGCGGTGCTTTTACCCGAGCCGGAACGGCCGCTGACGATGATCAAACGCATGATTACTGCCCGTTTTGTTCATCCAGGACTACCTGATAGAGCGCCTCGTTGCTTTTGGCGCTGCGCAGTTTGTCGCGTACTTCCTTGCGGTCGAGCATGCTGGCGATCTGCCGAAGCAGTTCCAGGTGTGCATCGGTGGCAGCTTGCGGGACCAGCAGAAC from Pseudomonas tolaasii NCPPB 2192 includes the following:
- the rapZ gene encoding RNase adapter RapZ, translating into MRLIIVSGRSGSGKSTALNVLEDSGFYCIDNLPAGLLPELAERALIHTELAQPLVAVSIDARNLPSHLSRFPELLAEVRAKHIHCDVLYLDADEETLLKRFSETRRRHPLSSPHRSLAEAIEDETTLLGPIIDLADLKINTTGLNLYQLRDAIKLRLLNQPEPGTAFLVESFGFKRGMPVDADLVFDVRCLPNPYWKPELREQSGLDQPVADYLAAQPDVEEMFQDISSYLLKWLPRFAASNRAYVTIAIGCTGGHHRSVYLTERLGQVLQQTLKNVQVRHRDL